The following DNA comes from Brassica oleracea var. oleracea cultivar TO1000 chromosome C5, BOL, whole genome shotgun sequence.
CTGACAAATTAAAGAAACCATAAAGAACAAGGCAATAAGGGTCTCCAGCAAAAGCAAACTGCACCTAAGCAAAAAACAAACACAAGAAACAGATTGAAACTCATCAAACCTGCCGCAGACGAGACACTGAAGCCGCCCTTTCCTCCCGTTCTCCAAGTAGTTCTTCTTCTCGGACGGGTCCTCGTAAATCCGCTTAACCAAATCCAAAAACGCTTTCTTCAACGCAACCTGACCTCCATTCTCATTCCTGCTTGATCCCACCCGCATGTGCTTAGCCGCTCTAGCATCTTCCCCAGAATCCCTCCTACTCGTACCAGCCATAAGCGAGGGATCATTAGGATTCGCATAGAGCATAAACTGCTGCCTTTGTCTCAGCAATTCACCTCTCTCGTCCCTCCCATCAATCTCTTCCTCGCCTGGATGTTTCCGTTTCATTGATCCTTCGTGCTGCCTCTGATCTCTAAACTCCTCCGGAGGGAATCTACCGAATTCAGGTCCCATAAATCTATTAGCCGCCGGATCAGGGAGACGGGGCTTGGGAGGGAAATCACGGTAATTAGGAGGAAGCGCGAAGTATGATCGGACGCTTCCGTCGACGAGGACGATGGTGCGACGCTCGAGCATATGGAACCCGTAAGTCGGCGCAGGAGGAGCACCAAGCGCCGCCGACGGATCTGGGAAAGCGAATTGCGCCGGGGGTAGAGCAGAACGCGATGATGATGAGGGTGTTGGATTGGGACGGGATTGGCTCGTGATCGGAGCTAGGTTAGGAGAAGGATTCGGAAGTTTCTTATCGGGGATTTTCTGGCCACCCGTCGTCTGCTTGTTGTTGCTGGTGGTTGTGTTAGTCTTACTGCTACCACCATCGTTGTTGTTTGAGCCCCAACGAGATTTACGGTGATGGGAAGAAGAAGCTGCGGCGGAGGTTGTTGGAGGCTTTTGAGGCGTTGACTTGGCGTTATTGCCCCCGACCATCATCAATTGCTGTGAAGATCAGGTTTTCGATCTTCGTGATCTTGATTCTACCTTCAGCAATTCTCGCTGAGATTAGCTTCAATCTGATCTTCTATGCAAGAAGAAACGTGACGCGAGGATTTTAAATTAGGGTTGGGATTTTCCGTGAATTTAGACGGTGAATGAAGCGGAGAGAGATGGAAACATTCTCTTGATTAACGGTAGCGGTCAGAGCTGGCCATATATTTTTTTGCCCATTTTTGATCCGAAGAAATTTAGATTTTTTTTTTTTTTTTGAAACACCTTTTTTTTTAAAGGTGTGCAACACGAGGAATTTTCGAGAGGCCACCCATCCTATTACTACTCTCGCCTAAGCACGCTTAACTGCGGAATTCTGATGGGATCATGTGCATTAGTGTTGTTATGATCGCACCTAGGGATGTTAATATGGGCTATTCGGGCCCGTTTAGACCATGTCCGTTTAGATCATGCTCGTTTATGCCCGTTTATTGTCAAGTTTGTTTAGACCCGTTACCCGTTTAAACTAATTTAATGTTAGCCCATTTATGTTGATAGTACCCGTTTAGGCCCGTTTAATTTTTTTTTTTGTGAATTTTATTTTTTGTCAATAATCTTTTGTCATATCTTTATATGATTTTTAATAGTTTTTACTTGATTTTAAAACTTATAATAAATAAAAATTCCAATTAAAGCAAATTTGAAAAAAATACTTTACTTTTATTAAATATTAATCAGTTCATAATATCATATAAAACATCAACAAATTTTAGTAGGTTTTAAACACAATTATAACCTAAATTTTTTTCTAGAAAAAAAAACACAATATATATATATTTGTTTTGTAACACAAACTATATATAATATAACTATTTTCTTTCAAAACAAAATTATAAAAAAAATATTTTTTGAAAAAAATAATCTTTAAATATAATTTTTTTTTAAAAAAAAACTCATAAACGGGCTTTTATTTAGCGAGTATACCCTTTAACGAGACGGACCTAAACAGGCGTACCCGTATAAACCCGTTTATTTTTATATCATAATAAACGGGTCACGGGTCCGCCCGTTTATACTAAAGCCCGTTAGA
Coding sequences within:
- the LOC106295490 gene encoding uncharacterized protein LOC106295490, whose translation is MMVGGNNAKSTPQKPPTTSAAASSSHHRKSRWGSNNNDGGSSKTNTTTSNNKQTTGGQKIPDKKLPNPSPNLAPITSQSRPNPTPSSSSRSALPPAQFAFPDPSAALGAPPAPTYGFHMLERRTIVLVDGSVRSYFALPPNYRDFPPKPRLPDPAANRFMGPEFGRFPPEEFRDQRQHEGSMKRKHPGEEEIDGRDERGELLRQRQQFMLYANPNDPSLMAGTSRRDSGEDARAAKHMRVGSSRNENGGQVALKKAFLDLVKRIYEDPSEKKNYLENGRKGRLQCLVCGRCPKDVQDTHGLVMHTYYCDDTSSRVHHLGLHKALCVLMGWNFSKPPDNSKAYQNLPAEMVAINQDELILWPPHIIVHNTSTGKGKDGRMEGLGSKRMDDRIRELKFNVGKSRALYGRDGHLGITLFKFAGDDSGLREALRIAEYFEKMNRGRKSWAGLQPFTPSKDDENNPSLMEVDGKTGEKKRVLYGYLATVKDLDKVDMETKKKTTIESLRELAGSK